From Heterodontus francisci isolate sHetFra1 chromosome 9, sHetFra1.hap1, whole genome shotgun sequence, the proteins below share one genomic window:
- the LOC137373969 gene encoding cdc42 effector protein 2-like isoform X1, translating into MSVKMPIYLKTGSPKKSKKVKLRDVLSADMISRPLGDFRHRSHIGKSGESDTFGDMSFLQGQRDLLSTLSTSKDSEGRAPPKPPRLHLEESEDPTAASVDPMSATSKATNNQPTVHSTTLQHNPPAGLEEALLCDNQTVNEDQQQSEDLEDQQCPSKTTVYESPLDPAESMFSFKVDLGPSILEDILKVMDDHKS; encoded by the coding sequence ATGTCTGTCAAAATGCCCATTTACCTCAAAACTGGGTCTCCAAAAAAGAGCAAGAAGGTGAAACTGCGGGATGTGCTGTCAGCAGACATGATCAGCCGACCACTCGGGGATTTTCGACACAGATCGCACATAGGCAAGAGCGGAGAGAGTGACACCTTTGGTGACATGTCTTTCCTCCAGGGTCAGCGTGACCTTCTGTCAACATTGAGTACGTCAAAAGACTCAGAGGGCAGGGCGCCTCCTAAACCCCCTCGACTACACCTAGAAGAATCCGAAGATCCAACTGCTGCATCTGTCGATCCCATGTCGGCCACTTCCAAAGCTACAAATAATCAGCCAACTGTTCATTCAACCACACTCCAACACAACCCACCAGCAGGCTTAGAGGAAGCATTGCTCTGTGACAATCAGACAGTCAATGAGGACCAGCAACAAAGTGAAGACTTAGAAGACCAGCAGTGCCCAAGCAAGACAACGGTGTACGAGTCTCCGTTAGATCCAGCAGAATCCATGTTTTCATTTAAGGTGGATTTGGGACCTTCAATACTGGAAGATATCCTCAAAGTTATGGATGATCACAAATCCTAA
- the LOC137373969 gene encoding cdc42 effector protein 2-like isoform X2: protein MSVKMPIYLKTGSPKKSKKVKLRDVLSADMISRPLGDFRHRSHIGKSGESDTFGDMSFLQGQRDLLSTLSTSKDSEGRAPPKPPRLHLEESEDPTAASVDPMSATSKATNNQPTVHSTTLQHNPPAGLEEALLCDNQTVNEDQQQSEDLEDQQCPSKTTVYESPLDPAESMFSFKMHQSTGGSTRQQLSASA, encoded by the coding sequence ATGTCTGTCAAAATGCCCATTTACCTCAAAACTGGGTCTCCAAAAAAGAGCAAGAAGGTGAAACTGCGGGATGTGCTGTCAGCAGACATGATCAGCCGACCACTCGGGGATTTTCGACACAGATCGCACATAGGCAAGAGCGGAGAGAGTGACACCTTTGGTGACATGTCTTTCCTCCAGGGTCAGCGTGACCTTCTGTCAACATTGAGTACGTCAAAAGACTCAGAGGGCAGGGCGCCTCCTAAACCCCCTCGACTACACCTAGAAGAATCCGAAGATCCAACTGCTGCATCTGTCGATCCCATGTCGGCCACTTCCAAAGCTACAAATAATCAGCCAACTGTTCATTCAACCACACTCCAACACAACCCACCAGCAGGCTTAGAGGAAGCATTGCTCTGTGACAATCAGACAGTCAATGAGGACCAGCAACAAAGTGAAGACTTAGAAGACCAGCAGTGCCCAAGCAAGACAACGGTGTACGAGTCTCCGTTAGATCCAGCAGAATCCATGTTTTCATTTAAG